The following DNA comes from Synechococcus sp. CC9616.
TCAGCTGCCACCCGGGAGATCAGCCCGCCAAAGAGAGCAAGCAGCAAGGTCACCGCGAAAAAAATGAAATAAGCCAACGGATGACCCCGGTGTAGGTAGAAATTCTGATCGTCATAACAGCGGATCCGTGGAGCGCAACATCAACTGCAACGTTCCATCGTTCCGCTTTGCTGTTTGCTGACCTCGAGGCGCAACCAAACCCGCCGTAGGCATCGGCTGATTACACCCTGGATCGATCACGAGGATCTAAATGGGTCGCCTGAGATTCGAACTCAGGACCAGCCGGTTAAAAGCCGGATGCTCTACCGCTGAGCTAGCGACCCGTCCCCTCTTGGGGGTGCCATAACAGGCACTCATGGACCTTATCACTCAGTTGCCCTGGAGACTGGAGGCTGTCACAAGCCCCCGATGAATGTCGCTGAGCCCTGGCCGACTCCTCAGATCAACGACGCTGCCTGGGTGGCTGAATCAGCTGTGGTGATTGGCGATGTGGTGATGGCCGAGGGCAGCAGTCTCTGGCCGACGGCTGTGGCGAGAGGTGATCTGGAGGCGATCCGAATCGGTGCGTTCAGCAATGTTCAGGATGGATCGGTGCTGCATGGAGATCCTGGCCAGCCCGTCACGATCGGACGGGAGGTCACGGTTGGACACAGGGCCGTGATCCATGGCGCCACGTTGGATGACGGTTGCCTGGTGGGTATCGGTGCCGTTGTTCTGAACGGTGTCACGGTTGGGGCCGGGGCCTTGGTTGCCGCAGGCTCTGTGGTGACGAAGGATGTGCCGCCGCGGACGATGGTGGTGGGCATCCCGGCGCAGGCCAAGCGTGAACTCAGTGAGCAGGTTGTTGAACAACAACGGCAGCACGCTCGCCGATATGCCGAACTGGCTGCTCGCCATGCCTTGATCAGGCAATGATTGCTGCGAATTTGATCAGCTTTTCGGCCAAGAGTCCCGCATACGGGAGATGGTCCGTAAGATCGCCGGAATTCAATCTCCATCCATGAGCTTCGTCCGAGTCGCGATCGGCCTGGTCCTGATCCTCGCGGTTGTCGGTTATTCCGCCTTCAGTGTGATCACCACCGGTCAGGTGCTCGGTATCGATGCACGTCTCTTCCTGGTGGTGGCTCCGGTGCTGGCTGCTGTGAGCTGGGCAGCATTCAATATCGGTCGAGCAGCGGTCGGCCAACTGCAGATGTTGCTCAAGCGCAGCCGCGCCTGATCTTTAGGGTGAAGGCTGTCAAAGAGCAGCCTCTTGTCAACGCAGCCTGCACGGGTCACGGTTCTTGGAGCCGGTCTGGCCGGAACAGAGGCTGCCTGGCAAGTTGCTCGCGCTGGTATTTCCGTGAGGTTGGTGGAGATGCGGCCGATCCGCCGCTCCCCCGCACACCACAGCAGTGATTTTGCGGAACTGGTTTGCAGCAATAGCTTTGGATCCCTGAGCAGCGACCGTGCCGCCGGCCTGCTTCAGGAAGAGATGCGTCGGCTGGGATCGTTGGTCATCGCGATGGCCGATCAGCATGCCGTGCCTGCCGGTGGAGCACTGGCCGTGGATCGTGGCCGGTATAGCGCTGCTCTCACGGAGGCCCTCGATCAGCATCCTCTGGTATCGATTGAGCGACGGGAGCAGCAGGATCTGCCATGTGCAGAGGAGGTCACTGTGCTAGCCACCGGGCCGCTCACCAGTGAACCGCTGGCTGAGGATCTCCGGCGTTTCACCGGCCGTGCCGACTGCCACTTTTTCGATGCCGCCAGTCCGATCGTGCACGGCGACAGCATCGACCATGAGATCGCTTTTCGAGCCAGCCGTTACGACAAGGGCGATGCGGACTACATCAATTGTCCAATGGACCGGGAGCAGTACCTCGCGTTCCGCGCTGCACTGCTGACAGCCGAGCAGGCTGAACTCAAGGACTTCGATCAGGAGCAGGCCAGTTTCTTCGAGGGCTGCCTGCCGATTGAAGAGCTTGCCCGCCGTGGTGAAGACACCATGCGCTACGGACCGCTCAAGCCGATCGGTCTCTGGGATCCCCGCTGGGGCGATGTGAACGATCGGGATGTGCGTCGCGCCCGGCGTGCCTATGCGGTGGTGCAACTGCGTCAGGAGGACCGTGATGGACGTCTCTGGAATCTGGTGGGCTTCCAGACGAATCTCAAATGGGGCGAGCAGAAGCGTGTGCTCCAGATGATTCCAGGACTAGCGGCTGCCGAGTTCGTGCGTTTCGGGGTGATGCATCGCAACACCTTTCTGGAGTCGCCCCAGTTGCTGACGCCAACACTGCAATTCCGTCAGCGGCCATCACTTCTAGCTGCAGGTCAGATCACCGGCACCGAGGGCTATGCGGCTGCTGTGGCCGGGGGCTGGCTGGCCGGCACCAATGCTGCACGGCTGGTTCGTGGCCTCAGTCCGATCGATCTTCCTGCCACGACGATGGCAGGAGCCCTCACCCACTTCGTGAGTGAAGCCCCGACGGCCAAATTCCAACCGATGCCCCCCAATTTCGGTCTGTTGCCGGACCTGCCTGAACGCATTCGCGATAAACGCGCCCGTTACGGTGCCTACCGAGACCGTGCTCTGACGGATCTCGAGCCCGTCCGAACCCTTTCGCTTCAGCCAATTCCCGCATGACCGACCAGCAGCATTGGGATGCCGTTGTGATCGGCGCCGGAATCGGTGGGTTGGTGACCGCCAGCCAGTTGGCGGCCAAGGGTGCCCGTGTGCTGGTGCTGGAGCGGTATCTGATCCCCGGTGGCAGCGGCGGCGCCTTTCAGCGCAAGGGCTACACCTTTGATGTGGGCGCCTCCATGATCTTCGGCTTCGGGGAGAAGGGGCATACGAACCTGCTCACCCGAGCCCTCGCCGATGTGGGGGAGCGCTGCGACACCATCCCCGATCCTTCACAACTCGAGTACCACATGCCTGGTGGTCTGCAGATCGCTGTAGATCGCAATTACGAGCAGTTCATCGCCGATTTGTCCGCCCGCTTCCCCCATGAGGCCAGCGGCATTCGCCGGTTTTACGACACCTGTTGGCAGGTGTTCAACTGCCTTGACGCCATGCCGCTGCTGTCCCTGGAAGACCCGGCCTATCTCGCCAAGGTCTTCTTCAAGGCACCTCTGGCCTGCCTCGGCCTCGCCCGCTGGCTTCCTTTCAATGTGGGGGCGGTGGCGCGTCAGCACATCAGCGATGAACAGCTTCTGAAGTTCATCGACATCGAATGTTTCTGCTGGTCGGTGATGCCGGCGGATCGCACGCCGATGATCAACGCCGGCATGGTGTTCTCCGATCGCCATGCCGGGGGCATCAACTACCCCAAAGGTGGTGTTGGCGTGATCGCCGAGAAGCTCGTCAAAGGGCTGGAGCGTCATGGCGGGGCCATTCGCTACAAGGCCAGGGTGACCGATGTGCTCGTCGAAAACGGCCAGGCCGTTGGCGTGACACTTGCCGATGGTGAGACGATTCGAGCCCGCCGGGTGATTTCCAATGCCACCCGCTGGGACACGTTTTCCGGGGATGTCAGCGCGCCGACAGCCAAGAACGAGCCAAAAGCCGACAAAAAGCCGACAGCCGACAGCCAGGCCCTTGTGGATGCAGCCCATACGCCGGCCAAGGAGCAGGTCTGGCGTCGTCGTTACGTTCCCTCCCCGTCCTTTCTGTCCCTGCACCTGGGCGTGCGGGCAGAGCTGATCCCTGAAGGCGCTCACTGCCACCATCTGCTTCTTGAAGATTGGGAGCGGATGGAGGACGAGCAGGGTGTGATCTTCGTCTCGATGCCCTCACTGCTGGATCCGGACCTTGCACCTGAGGGGCATCACATCGTTCACACCTTCACGCCGTCATCGATGCAGGCCTGGCAGGGGCTAACGCCTGCCGAGTACCGCCAGAAGAAAGAGGCCGATGCCGCTCGCCTGATCCACCGGCTGGAGGCGATCCTTCCGGGGCTCGCGGATGCCATCACACATCAGGAGATTGGAACCCCCCGAAGTCACCGGCGTTTTCTTGGACGCTTCCAGGGGAGTTACGGACCAATCCCGGCGATGCAACTGCCGGGTCTGCTACCGATGCCTTTCAACCGCACTGGTGTGCGCCACCTCTACTGCGTGGGTGATTCCTGCTTCCCTGGGCAGGGGTTGAACGCGGTGGCGTTCAGTGGCTTTGCCTGTGCCCATCGCGTTGGGGCAGACCTGGGCCTGAATCCGTGGGCCTTGCCGGCCTGAATCTGTTTAGGGTTTCGCTGCTATCCAGCTTCAATGACCTCCCCGCCCGAACCATCTGCTGCAGAGCTGGCTCGTTTTCTGGAGCAGCGTGGCGAGCTAACAAAACCCTGGAATCTGCAGATGCTGCGCCTGCAGAAACTCAAGGAAGAGAAGGGGTCGATGACACCGGAGGCTTACCTCGAAAAGATCCGCGATGCCCATCAGGATCTGATGCGACTTGGACGCTTCTGGGAGGGGCGGGAAGCGGAGGTGTTTAGTGGGACCTATCAGCCATCTGAACTGATTGAGCCTCGTCCCGGTTCCGCCGAGGATCGTTGAACAGATGGAACGGTTCGGACTCTCACCGCTGATTCGCTTCACGCTGCTCAGCCTCTATCTGGCGTTGGTTTTGCCCCTACCACTTCTGGCACCAGAATCGCTGCGCTATCCGATGGCCCTGGGGCTGGTTCTGGGACTTGTTTTGGTGGTGGGGCTGCTGAGTGAGCAGGTGGAGACTGACAACATGGGGATTCAGGTGCGCTACCCCGCCTGGATTCGCTGGTTGCTGCGCCGTGGCTGGTCCATGCCCTGGGAGGACATTCGCGCGCTCGTCCCGGTTGGCACCAGCCAGGGAGGGACCGTTTACTACCTGAAAGCCAAGGATCTGCGTCATCAGCTTCTGCCCCAGCGGATTGAACGCTTTGATCGCTTCCTCAAACTGCTGCAGGAGAAGAGCTCCGTGAGCACCGCTGGAATCGGTCGACTCACACCCCCCTGGACTTATCAAGTGCTGGCGGTTTTATCCGGCTTGATGCTGATCACCGAGATATTGACGGCGATTTGGCGATTCTCGGCAACGATGGGCTGAACACCTAAGGCTTGTTGCTGTGCTGGATCGAGACGTTTTCAGGTTGATTACAACGCAAGCCAGTGTTCTGGGTCTGTTGCTTGTCAGCAATGTTCCTGTCTTTGCGCAACCGCCATCTGAAGCCCTCGTGCGCGAGGCACTGGCGTGCACCCGCGCGGAGGAGCGTTTCACCGTTGGGCGGGACAACGGCTTCCAGGCCGGGTTCAACTCTGTTCCCGCATCGTCAATGCTGCCCGAGGCCATGAAGCAGGAGATTTTGAGGCGATTTCAACGGGTCGCTGATCAGGTGTTTTCCTGGCGAGATGTGGAATCTCGTTTCATCGAGCTCCATCAGACTCACTACACCAAAGCAGAGCTGGAGGGTCTTATGAGGTTCTGTTCAGACCCCGCTTATCGAGCTCTTGTTGAAGCTGATCTGAGGATGATCCCTGCCTCGATGCAGATCGGCGTTGAGTTTCAACCTCAGATTCAAAGCCTTATGCAGAAGGAACTCGAAGAGGTCTTCCAAGGGCTGTCTCAATAACTCCGATTCAGCTTGCAGGCAGATTGTCGAGGCTGAAGCGATAACCACGCTGGCGGACGGTGGTGATGCCACCACCTTCTCCGAGGCCGGCTTGCTCGAGCTTGCGGCGCAGGGTGAGCACCTGGGTGTCCACCGAGCGTGGGCCGCCACTGAATGGGGGCCAGGCCATCCGCAGCAGCTCCTGGCGGCTGCGAACAAGCCCCGGGGGCATCAGCAGGGCGCAGAGCAGGGCGAATTCGCGCGGGCTGAGCTCCACAGGCTGATCACGGAGGGTGACCTGTCGCAGAAGCAGATGGACCTCAAGAGGGCCCACGGTGACGCGCTCCTGCAGTCCGCTGTGGCCGCGTTTCAGCAGGGTGCGACAGCGGGCCGCCAGTTCTTCGAGGCCGAACGGCTTGCGCAACACATCGTCGGCTCCGTCATCTAGCAGTCCCACCACAGGGTCGGCACCGCTGCGGGCCGTGAGCACGATGACCGGGCAGCGCAGCTGCTCCGCTAGTCGCAACGCGGAGCTGTGCTCCAACAACTCAGCGCTCACCAGGAGGTCAGGAGACTGCTCCTGACAAACCTCTAGGGCTTCCGAAACCTTTCCGACAGCAGCCGTGAGGTGTCCGTCCTGGCGAAGGCGTTGGACCAGCACGGTGCGAAGTGTGGGATGTGGCTCCACAACCAGAACCCGTGACGGTTCCTGTCCGGTTCCGGAATTCGGCAACGACATGGTTGCCATGCTGATGTCGCTGGCTTCCGCAGTGATGTCGCGAGGGGTGGAGGTCACGGCACTGACTAAGGCGCGCTTACGCTAAGCCGAAATTTCTGGCACGCTGGTAACAGAGACAGCGGTCTCCTCAATGACGGCACTTGACGATCCTGCAGCTATCCGTCATTTCCAGTCACTTTGTGATGCCTGCCAGGATCTGACCAACCGCTACCACTCCCCTTCTGAGCTGCGTATTTATGCAGATGGCTATCTGCATGCGCTGCGCCGTTCCTCCACACTTGATCCGCGGGTTTTGCACCGATTGGAACAGCTGATCGATCGCTGGATTCTCGATCCGTCCAGCTTTATCGGCCCTGATGGCGATGTGAGCACGCTCTACATGCGCCGACCTGAAGCATTCTGACCATTTCAGCTTGATGCTTGCGCGCTACCAATTTGCTCAAAACGACTGATGCGACAGGTTTTCTAAATCAGTCAACTACGCGATTGTGCAAGATTCGATTACACTTTTCAAGTTGCAGCGATAGGCGAATGTTTATTTTTTGTGAGCGGTATGACTCAATTATGTGGTGAGCATATCGAATAAATCTTTCTGTCAGGTTCGATTGATTTCTGTTCGAGGGTGATGCCTGGATCGACAAAAAAGGAGCCGCAGCTCCCTGAAGTGTTGGGGTACAAGCCATCAACTGGCCAACGCAATTTCCAGCTTCTCTTTGAGTTCCCCGGCGTTGTACATTTCGATCAAAATGTCTGAGCCGCCAATGAATTCCCCTTTTACATAGACCTGAGGAATCGTTGGCCAACTTGAGAATTCTTTGATTCCCTGACGAATCTCCGGGTCGGAAAGCACATCGAATGTTTCAAAGCTGACGCCGAGGGAGTGGAGAATCTGTACGACGTTGTTCGAGAAGCCGCACTGGGGCATCAATTTTGAGCCCTTCATGAACACAAAGATCGGGCTGGTCTGAATCAGATCTTCGATGCGGCTGCGGGTGGAGGCGTCCATGAATCGAAAGGTCAGGTGGAGGTTGAGGTGTCTGGGGTTGAGCCGTTGGGAGCTGTGGTGTTGAGCGCCAGGGCATGAATGGCTTCGCTGGCCAATTCGCTCTGAAGCGCCCCGTAAACAAGCTGATGTTGCTTGATGCGGGATAAACCAACAAATGCTGTGGAAACCACGCTCACCTGGAGGTGATCACCACCACCGGTGAGATCTTCAACCGTCACCGTGGCATCAGGGATGGCGCGCTGTATAGCGGCCTCAACGGCAGCCGGCTGAACCATGAGTCAGGAAATCCTTCTATCGGATGTTGACAGATCAGTTGCCACCTACGGGAGCGGCACCTTTGAATTCCGTGTCGACGAAACCGAGCTCAACCAGGCTCTGATAGGCCTTCTGTCCCTGAGGTTGGGAGGGTGTCATCAGCCTCACCACTTCAACCAGCACGGGGACCGCCACTTCCGGTTGGTTCTGACGGCGGAACAGGGCTGCCAGACGGAGGTTGGCTTCCGCCAGCAGGACCAGAGATTCGCGACCTTTGTCGTCCATTTCTCTTGGAATCCTGGCATCGAGACCCCGGAAGGCACCGCTGAGATCCCTGTAGAAAGCGAGCAAACTCTTGGCTGCCTTGCGGGCATCGTCGTAAGCCTTGCGCGCTGTGGTGAGATCACCGGCAGCAGCAGCGGCGTCACCTTTGTTGATCAGGGCCTGAACGGATGAGGGGTTGAAGCCGCCCGTGGTCTGCGCCAGAACCCGACCGCTGGCAGCGCCCTGGGCCAGAGCCTGAGCCGGTGCAAACCCCAGGGCAGCCAAAAGAGCTGCAGCCGTCAATAAAGAGCGACAACTCATTGGGTCAGGTCCATTAATAATTCGCGGACTTTATAAGCAATGCAGGGGACGGCCCACCGCCTCACGGGCCGCTTGTTCAGCCGCATGCATGCCCATCGCCAGTGCATCGGTGAAGCGTTGCCCCGCTTCCCTGCTGCTCTTCTCCGGCAGTGTCATCGGTTCTCCAAAGCAGATCGCTGCGCGACTGAATGGTCGTGGTGGGGCCTGGCTGTACCCGAGTCCAACAGGGATGACAGGAACTTGCACTCCTCTTCTCTGCGCCAGCTGGGCTAGGCGAACCAGTCCCAGATGCAGCTGAATCGCACGATCCTGCCGTTGAATCCGTCCTTCTGGAAACACCACCAATTGCTGGCCATCGGCCAGCAGATCGATGGCCAGCCGCAGTGTGGTCATGGAGGGCCGTTCCTGATCCACCGGGAAGCAACCGAGACGCTGCAGAAACCAGCCCTGAGCTCCGCCCATCTCCGTCGTGGTCACCATGAAGCGGCAATCACGGCCGGTGACCCTACGTCCGGCGGCCATCGGCAGCATCAGGGCATCCCAGCGAGCCCGATGGGTGGGGGCCAGCAACACAGGGCCGGAACGCGGCAGGTTGTGGTGCTGCAGCACGATCCGCTGCCGAAATTGAAGGCGCAGCGCCAGATCCTGGGTGACCAGCATCGCCAGCGGAGCCCAGAATGGGTTGATGCCCACCTGAAGGGCTGATTCGCGGTTGGCGAGGGCCGCAGTCACCGAGTTGCGGTTTTTGGCGTTGAGAACCTACGGCGCTCAGGCGGCACTGCATAGGATCCCGATTGAACAGCCGTCCCCATGGCCAGTCTGGGCGTCAACATCGATCACATTGCCAACGTGCGTCAGGCCAGGCGCACAGTGGAACCTGACCCTGTCCCGTTCGCGATGCTCGCTGAGCTGGGTGGGGCTGATGGCATCACGGTTCACCTGCGTGAAGACCGCCGTCACATCCAGGACCGGGATGTGACATTGCTGCGGGAGACCGTTCGCAGTCGCCTCAACCTTGAGATGGCCGCCACCGAAGAGATGCTCTCGATCGCGCTGAAGCTCGGACCGGACATGGTGACTCTGGTCCCTGAGCGGCGCGAGGAAGTAACCACAGAGGGGGGGCTGGATGTGGTCTCTCAGCTTGAAAAGATGACGAGCTCGGTGCATCGTCTTCAGGATGCAGGCATCCCTGTGAGCCTGTTTGTGGACCCCGATGAGCGCCAGCTGCAGGCCTGTCAACGCAGTGGCGCGCGCTGGGTGGAGTTGCACACGGGGGCCTATGCCGAAGCCAGTTGGTCGGCACAGCCGCAGGAACTGGCCAGGCTGATCGAGGGCTGCTGCATGGCCCGTCAGCTGGGACTGCGGGTCAATTCCGGCCATGGCCTCACATACCAGAACGTCGAACCTGTGGCGGCAATTGAGGGGATGGAAGAGCTCAACATCGGCCACTCGATCGTGGCGCGGGCCCTCGCGGTGGGTCTGCAACAAGCTGTGCGAGAGATGAAGGCGCTGGTTCAGAATCCCCGTCTCGATCCCCTGTTTGGGCAAGTGTCTGGATGACGCAGTATCACTTCGTCGCCGCCAGCGAGCGGTTTCTTACCGAGGAGGAGCCCCTCGATGAGGTGCTCAGGGAGCGCCGACGCAACTACGGCGAAAACGGCAAAGAGATCGATTTCTGGTTGGTACGCCAACCGGCCTTTCTGTCGGCTCCGCAGCTTGCGGAACTCAATCAACGCATTCCCCAGCCAGCTGCTGCGGTGGTGTCATCGGATCCCAGCTTCATCACCTTCTTGAAGTTGCGTCTGGAATATGTGGTCACCGGGCAATTCGAAGCGCCCTCGGCTGAGATTCCTGAGCCTCTTGCCAGTCAGCTCTGAGATGCATTGATTCGGCTTTCGATCGAAGCGAATCAGCGTGCGTTGGTGATTTTCAATAAGGCACTAAATTTTGGTGAGAAGCCGAGAAGAGTTCATGTCTTACGAAGGGATGTACGACTACACACCGGCTCCAGCACCGCCCCCGTCGCCAGATCCATCTCCGATACCAAGTCCGGAACCGAGCCTTCCCGATCCAACGCCGGATCCTGGTTATCCAGATCCCATGGTTTACCCAACGCCGGCTCCTGGTTTTCCAGATCCCATGGTTTACCCGACCCCGGCTCCTTACGTCCCCGCCATTGACCCTATGACGGGCTTTGATGGTCTGCCAGAGGGCAGTTATCCGCCAGCGATCGATCCTGAAACCGGCATGGTCCCCATGCCGCCAGAGGCGGGCTATGGCCCCATTGAGGATCTGCCAGAGGGCAGTTATCCGCCGGCGATCGACCCTGAAACAGGCAATGCATTCCTGCCTCCTGATGATGGTTATGTACCCCCGATTGCAGATGACCAGGACTGGGGCGATTACAGCTGGGACTCCGTGAATTGGGACAACAGCGCCGTCGAGGACAACTTCGACTGGGGCGCGGTGGATTGGGGAGACCTTGAATGGGAGGGGAAGAACGCGGATGCGGAAGCGATCGACTGGGGCGCGGTGGATTGGGGAGACCTTGAATGGGAGGGGAAGAACGCGGATGCGGAAGCGATCGACTGGGGCGCCGTGGAGTGGGGAGAACTGGATTGGGAAGGAAAGAACGCGGATGCGGAAGCGATCGACTGGGGCGCGGTGGATTGGGGAGACCTGGACTGGGAGGGGAAGAACGCGGACGCGGAAGCGATCGACTGGGGCGCCGTGGATTGGGACGAACTGGATTGGGAAGGGAAGAACGCGGATGCGGAAGCGATCGACTGGGGCGCCGTGGATTGGAAAGACCTGGATTGGGAAGGAAAACAATCCGATGCCAAACAGATTCAATGGGAATCAGTCGAATGGGAGGAGCTCGATTGGGCGGGTGAGGACGCTGACTGCAAAAATATCGATTGGGGTGAAGTGAAGTGGACTGACGTTGACAAAAAAGCTGAGATTGAATTTGAAAAAATCGAATTCAGTGAATTGGACAAAAAAGACTTCAAGTCCTTGGCGAAGAAGTTCAACAAGCGAAAAGATCTTGAGTTGGGTTCGGCCTCTTCCGACAAGTTGAAGGGTTCGAAGAAAAGTGAAACCATGATCGGTGCTTATGGTGACGACACTCTTGACGGCGGCGGCGGTAAAGATAAGATTATTGGCGCTTGCCCTGAGTCAGGAGGTGGCAAGAATGAGATTGATGAAATGACCGGTGGTCAGGATAAAGATGTGTTTGTTCTCGGAACTGAGGATGGTGTTTTGTATGACGACGG
Coding sequences within:
- a CDS encoding pyridoxine 5'-phosphate synthase produces the protein MASLGVNIDHIANVRQARRTVEPDPVPFAMLAELGGADGITVHLREDRRHIQDRDVTLLRETVRSRLNLEMAATEEMLSIALKLGPDMVTLVPERREEVTTEGGLDVVSQLEKMTSSVHRLQDAGIPVSLFVDPDERQLQACQRSGARWVELHTGAYAEASWSAQPQELARLIEGCCMARQLGLRVNSGHGLTYQNVEPVAAIEGMEELNIGHSIVARALAVGLQQAVREMKALVQNPRLDPLFGQVSG
- a CDS encoding gamma carbonic anhydrase family protein gives rise to the protein MNVAEPWPTPQINDAAWVAESAVVIGDVVMAEGSSLWPTAVARGDLEAIRIGAFSNVQDGSVLHGDPGQPVTIGREVTVGHRAVIHGATLDDGCLVGIGAVVLNGVTVGAGALVAAGSVVTKDVPPRTMVVGIPAQAKRELSEQVVEQQRQHARRYAELAARHALIRQ
- a CDS encoding photosystem II protein Y, producing the protein MDARLFLVVAPVLAAVSWAAFNIGRAAVGQLQMLLKRSRA
- the crtH gene encoding carotenoid isomerase, giving the protein MTDQQHWDAVVIGAGIGGLVTASQLAAKGARVLVLERYLIPGGSGGAFQRKGYTFDVGASMIFGFGEKGHTNLLTRALADVGERCDTIPDPSQLEYHMPGGLQIAVDRNYEQFIADLSARFPHEASGIRRFYDTCWQVFNCLDAMPLLSLEDPAYLAKVFFKAPLACLGLARWLPFNVGAVARQHISDEQLLKFIDIECFCWSVMPADRTPMINAGMVFSDRHAGGINYPKGGVGVIAEKLVKGLERHGGAIRYKARVTDVLVENGQAVGVTLADGETIRARRVISNATRWDTFSGDVSAPTAKNEPKADKKPTADSQALVDAAHTPAKEQVWRRRYVPSPSFLSLHLGVRAELIPEGAHCHHLLLEDWERMEDEQGVIFVSMPSLLDPDLAPEGHHIVHTFTPSSMQAWQGLTPAEYRQKKEADAARLIHRLEAILPGLADAITHQEIGTPRSHRRFLGRFQGSYGPIPAMQLPGLLPMPFNRTGVRHLYCVGDSCFPGQGLNAVAFSGFACAHRVGADLGLNPWALPA
- a CDS encoding DUF6761 family protein, translating into MTALDDPAAIRHFQSLCDACQDLTNRYHSPSELRIYADGYLHALRRSSTLDPRVLHRLEQLIDRWILDPSSFIGPDGDVSTLYMRRPEAF
- a CDS encoding 1-acyl-sn-glycerol-3-phosphate acyltransferase, with product MTAALANRESALQVGINPFWAPLAMLVTQDLALRLQFRQRIVLQHHNLPRSGPVLLAPTHRARWDALMLPMAAGRRVTGRDCRFMVTTTEMGGAQGWFLQRLGCFPVDQERPSMTTLRLAIDLLADGQQLVVFPEGRIQRQDRAIQLHLGLVRLAQLAQRRGVQVPVIPVGLGYSQAPPRPFSRAAICFGEPMTLPEKSSREAGQRFTDALAMGMHAAEQAAREAVGRPLHCL
- the trmFO gene encoding FADH(2)-oxidizing methylenetetrahydrofolate--tRNA-(uracil(54)-C(5))-methyltransferase TrmFO, translating into MSTQPARVTVLGAGLAGTEAAWQVARAGISVRLVEMRPIRRSPAHHSSDFAELVCSNSFGSLSSDRAAGLLQEEMRRLGSLVIAMADQHAVPAGGALAVDRGRYSAALTEALDQHPLVSIERREQQDLPCAEEVTVLATGPLTSEPLAEDLRRFTGRADCHFFDAASPIVHGDSIDHEIAFRASRYDKGDADYINCPMDREQYLAFRAALLTAEQAELKDFDQEQASFFEGCLPIEELARRGEDTMRYGPLKPIGLWDPRWGDVNDRDVRRARRAYAVVQLRQEDRDGRLWNLVGFQTNLKWGEQKRVLQMIPGLAAAEFVRFGVMHRNTFLESPQLLTPTLQFRQRPSLLAAGQITGTEGYAAAVAGGWLAGTNAARLVRGLSPIDLPATTMAGALTHFVSEAPTAKFQPMPPNFGLLPDLPERIRDKRARYGAYRDRALTDLEPVRTLSLQPIPA
- a CDS encoding BolA/IbaG family iron-sulfur metabolism protein, with translation MVQPAAVEAAIQRAIPDATVTVEDLTGGGDHLQVSVVSTAFVGLSRIKQHQLVYGALQSELASEAIHALALNTTAPNGSTPDTSTST
- the grxD gene encoding Grx4 family monothiol glutaredoxin yields the protein MDASTRSRIEDLIQTSPIFVFMKGSKLMPQCGFSNNVVQILHSLGVSFETFDVLSDPEIRQGIKEFSSWPTIPQVYVKGEFIGGSDILIEMYNAGELKEKLEIALAS
- a CDS encoding response regulator transcription factor codes for the protein MATMSLPNSGTGQEPSRVLVVEPHPTLRTVLVQRLRQDGHLTAAVGKVSEALEVCQEQSPDLLVSAELLEHSSALRLAEQLRCPVIVLTARSGADPVVGLLDDGADDVLRKPFGLEELAARCRTLLKRGHSGLQERVTVGPLEVHLLLRQVTLRDQPVELSPREFALLCALLMPPGLVRSRQELLRMAWPPFSGGPRSVDTQVLTLRRKLEQAGLGEGGGITTVRQRGYRFSLDNLPAS
- a CDS encoding MgPME-cyclase complex family protein produces the protein MTQYHFVAASERFLTEEEPLDEVLRERRRNYGENGKEIDFWLVRQPAFLSAPQLAELNQRIPQPAAAVVSSDPSFITFLKLRLEYVVTGQFEAPSAEIPEPLASQL